The Thermodesulfobacteriota bacterium DNA window GACTGGCAGAACTTGCTGGTTTAAACAGTGATTCTTTTGTCCTTGACATTGCCTGCGGGAAAGGAGCCACTAAGTATTTCCTGTCTGACAAGTACGGATGCAGAGTAGTTGGCATTGATCTTTCTGCAAAATTGGTTTCTATAGCTCAAAAGAAGTCCGAAAATGATGCTCCCCTGAGTCATGTCGACCTCCTGGTAGGCGATGGGGAAAAGCTGCCCTTCAAGGATTCAACATTTGATACAGTCATTAGTGAGTGCTCCATCTCTCTTTTACCAGACAAAAGAGCTGCCGCCAGAGAGATAGAGCGTGTCATGAAACCGAAAGGCAAGCTGGTTATCTCTGATGTTATACTTCGGTCTAGAATAAGCAGCAGGTTAAATAATCAAATAGCATTCGCATCATGTATCTCTGGAGCAGAATCCCTGAACGGTTACATCAAACTTTTTGAAAACGTGGGTTTTGGAGATACCTTTGTAGAAGATCATTCGGAAGAAATGAAGAGAATGGGATACCAAATATTGGTTCATTTTGGTTCCTTCGAGACATTTTCGAAAAAACTTGCTGAAGATTCGGGCATCTTTGAAACCAGCTGTTGTGGAAAAAGGCATAGAAGCCCTTGGCTGGAACTGTTTAAAGAAGGGAAGCCAGGCTATGCCTTACTTTCATTTACTAAACCCCTCCCATAACTTCACAAAGCACAAAACATTTTAGTACATCCCTTTTTGTTAATACAAGAAATTTTTCGGGATGAATTACAAGAGGGTATCAGACATATGCCAGAGCATTTAGGAGAAACTGAAAGTCTATGTCCGGTTTGTTTTGCCAAGATACCTGGTAAAAGAACCCTTGAAAACAATAATGTCTTTCTTGATAAGACCTGTCGGGAACATGGTAACTTTAAGGTTCTTCTTTGGCGGGATGCCAGACTATATAAAGAATGGGGAGATGGAGAAGATGCTTCTGGACCTGAAAAGAGGTTTTCCATAAGCAACAGGGGTTGCCCTTACGATTGTGGACTCTGTCCAAACCACAAGGCAGAAACATGTACAGTCCTCATGGAAGTTACAAATAGCTGTGACATGAACTGCCCGGTATGCTTTGCAAGTTCCAGGAAAAACCCAGACAAACCAAGCATTGGTACAATCAGAAAAATGTATCAGACTGTTATGGAATCTGGAGGCCCTTACCCCGTTCAACTGAGTGGCGGAGAGCCTACTATCCGGGACGACCTGCCCGATATTGTGACCATAGGTAAAAAAATGGGATTTTATCACATTCAGGTAAACACCCATGGGTTAAGACTGGCAAAGGAAAAAGAATACCTTAAGCGCTTGAAAGATAGCGGTGTCGATCTCATTTATCTCCAATTCGATGGTGTATCAGATGACGTTTATCGTTTTACGAGAGGTGCAAACATCTTTGATCACAAATTTCAGGCTATTCAAAACTGTCTTGATCTAAAGATAGGAGTAACACTTGTACCAACCTTAGTCCCGGGCATAAATGACCACCAGATAGGTGACATCGTAAGATTTGCTAAGGAATGGATACCCATTGTAAAAGGTATCCACTTTCAACCAATAACCTACTTCGGAAGATATCCAAAGTCACCAGAGGATCGAGACAGAATCACAATACCAGACGTATTACGGGCACTGGAAGTCCAGACACAGGGTGAAGTAAAAGCCAGAAATTTTGTACCTAGAAGACGCAAAGATTCCCACTGTGGTTTTTCAGGTTTTTTTGTACTTACCAAAGAAAAAAAGTTGAAAGCTACCGTTGACTTCCACCAGAGAAAGACCACAAGAGATGCTGATCAATTTGTGTCTTCCCCTGCTGAGCATGTTAGGAGTTTTATGGACAAACGGGGTAGATTCGTCGAAAAAGATACGGGGTGTTGCAAAGTAAAAGAGGGGTCATTGGAAGAATTCTTTAAGAGGTCAGAAACCCACTACCTCTCTATATCGGGAATGCCATTCCAAGATGTATGGACTGTTGATCTGGAAAGGTTGGAAGGGTGTTGTATCCATGTGGTTACCCCTTCCAGACAACTAATCCCTTTTTGCTCTTTTTATATTACCAACATGAATGGAGACAGGCTACACCAGAGTAAATACCAGCGTAAACAGAGTGGAGCGTAAGTTTTAGCTACGGTGCGATGCGATTATATAGAGAAATACCGTTAATACAAATTATCAGATATTTAAAAGCTCGTTTTTTTGCTCATCCTGCAGAAAGTGAAGCACAGTCAGACAAGGATGAAAAGCATCCTGAGCGGCTTGCACTCCTTCAGTATTGTACCACTGGGCGAGGAATTGATGTTGGTTGCGGGCACAGAAAAACCCACGAGAACTGTATTGGAATTGACATAACCCCCAAGGGGCAAATGGGAAAATACGGTAACGTGAAAGGGAAGGTTAGTGTGGCTGATATTGTTACCTCAGGTGATGATTTACATATGTTCTCTGATGAAGAACTTGATTTTGTTATTTCGCGACACAATTTGGAACACTATGTGGATGTAATTAAGACTCTAAAGGAATGGAAACGGGTTCTTAAGTATGGCGGAATTCTTGCGGCGATTCTGCCGGATGAAGGTAAGATCAATACAATTTCATTGGATCCTACTCATAAGCACGCATTTACCCCTGAAAGCCTTACCCGATACATCGAGTGTATCGGGGGACTTAAAATTATTAGACTTGAGCCAGTAATTGAAAATTGGTCATTCATCTGTGTATGCGTTAAGGAGTAACAGGTTTATCCTTTATTGCGGATTTTAGAAAATGAACAGAATAGATGTAATACAAAAAATAATATACAGAAAAAGGGCACACACCTACTTAGAGATAGGGGTAGACGGGGGAACTAGTTTTTTTCCAATAAAAGCAAGACAAAAAATTGCCGTTGACCCGAATTTCAAATTCTCAAAACTGCGCAGAATAAAATGGGTTTTCAGGAATTTCTATAACGTAGTGGCAAAGTATTATGAAATAACCAGTGATAGCTACTTTGCTGATGCAAAACCCTGTTATTTAGACGTAGTCTTTATTGACGGACAGCATACTTACCAGCAGTCATTAAAGGACGTTAGAAATTCCTTGAACCACCTCAATGAAGGTGGCGTAATCATTATGCATGATTGTAGTCCACCACACAAGGCAGCAGCATATCCGGCGGATTCTATTGATCATGCTGCTTCATTGAATTTGCCTGGTTGGACTGGAGAATGGTGTGGAGATGTATGGAAAACAATCTGCTACTTGAGAAGCCATAGGAAAGATCTGAAAATATTTGTATTAGATTGTGACTGCGGATTAGGAATAGTCACAAGAGGAGAGCCTGATAGTTGTCTGAGTCTAACGGAAGGTGACCTGGATATAATGACTTATGACGATTTGGCTAAGAATAGAAAGCGCCTTCTAAATTTAAAGGATGAGAGTTTCTTTTTCAAATTCTTGGAGACTGTCTAATACCTTAACCTTACATCCAGCACCTTTATCCCTTACCAGCCCTTAGTCCACATTT harbors:
- the trsS gene encoding radical SAM (seleno)protein TrsS, with protein sequence MPEHLGETESLCPVCFAKIPGKRTLENNNVFLDKTCREHGNFKVLLWRDARLYKEWGDGEDASGPEKRFSISNRGCPYDCGLCPNHKAETCTVLMEVTNSCDMNCPVCFASSRKNPDKPSIGTIRKMYQTVMESGGPYPVQLSGGEPTIRDDLPDIVTIGKKMGFYHIQVNTHGLRLAKEKEYLKRLKDSGVDLIYLQFDGVSDDVYRFTRGANIFDHKFQAIQNCLDLKIGVTLVPTLVPGINDHQIGDIVRFAKEWIPIVKGIHFQPITYFGRYPKSPEDRDRITIPDVLRALEVQTQGEVKARNFVPRRRKDSHCGFSGFFVLTKEKKLKATVDFHQRKTTRDADQFVSSPAEHVRSFMDKRGRFVEKDTGCCKVKEGSLEEFFKRSETHYLSISGMPFQDVWTVDLERLEGCCIHVVTPSRQLIPFCSFYITNMNGDRLHQSKYQRKQSGA
- the trsM gene encoding DVU_1556 family methyltransferase — protein: MLEDRIHKVKETTSRMYESHFMNDALGDTFRPGGLNLTERLAELAGLNSDSFVLDIACGKGATKYFLSDKYGCRVVGIDLSAKLVSIAQKKSENDAPLSHVDLLVGDGEKLPFKDSTFDTVISECSISLLPDKRAAAREIERVMKPKGKLVISDVILRSRISSRLNNQIAFASCISGAESLNGYIKLFENVGFGDTFVEDHSEEMKRMGYQILVHFGSFETFSKKLAEDSGIFETSCCGKRHRSPWLELFKEGKPGYALLSFTKPLP
- a CDS encoding class I SAM-dependent methyltransferase, translated to MRLYREIPLIQIIRYLKARFFAHPAESEAQSDKDEKHPERLALLQYCTTGRGIDVGCGHRKTHENCIGIDITPKGQMGKYGNVKGKVSVADIVTSGDDLHMFSDEELDFVISRHNLEHYVDVIKTLKEWKRVLKYGGILAAILPDEGKINTISLDPTHKHAFTPESLTRYIECIGGLKIIRLEPVIENWSFICVCVKE
- a CDS encoding class I SAM-dependent methyltransferase, which translates into the protein MNRIDVIQKIIYRKRAHTYLEIGVDGGTSFFPIKARQKIAVDPNFKFSKLRRIKWVFRNFYNVVAKYYEITSDSYFADAKPCYLDVVFIDGQHTYQQSLKDVRNSLNHLNEGGVIIMHDCSPPHKAAAYPADSIDHAASLNLPGWTGEWCGDVWKTICYLRSHRKDLKIFVLDCDCGLGIVTRGEPDSCLSLTEGDLDIMTYDDLAKNRKRLLNLKDESFFFKFLETV